One region of Streptomyces subrutilus genomic DNA includes:
- a CDS encoding helix-turn-helix domain-containing protein, with translation MSQDSTAVVADAGRKLAGRRRREIVAVLLFSGGPIFESSIPLSVFGIDRQDAGVPRYRLLVCAGEDGPLRTTGGLELTAPYGLEAIARAGTVVVPAWRSITSPPPPEALDALRLAHEEGARIVGLCTGAFVLAAAGLLDGRPATTHWMYAPTLAKRYPSVHVDPRELFVDDGDVLTSAGTAAGIDLCLHIVRTDHGSEAAGALARRLVVPPRRTGGQERYLDRSLPEEIGADPLAEVVAWALEHLHEQFDVETLAARAYMSRRTFDRRFRSLTGSAPLQWLITQRVLQAQRLLETSDYSVDEVAGRCGFRSPVALRGHFRRQLGSSPAAYRSAYRARRPQADVAQVSQLSESPVPHQRTPQPQRAAAALAAAGPTVTELYAPGRVLREHA, from the coding sequence ATGAGCCAGGATTCCACCGCCGTCGTCGCAGACGCCGGCCGGAAGCTCGCGGGGCGTCGCCGCAGGGAGATCGTCGCGGTGCTGCTCTTCAGCGGCGGACCGATTTTCGAGAGCTCCATTCCACTCTCCGTGTTCGGCATTGACCGGCAGGACGCGGGAGTTCCACGCTACCGATTGCTCGTGTGCGCCGGGGAGGACGGTCCGCTCCGGACCACCGGCGGACTCGAACTGACCGCGCCGTACGGGTTGGAGGCGATCGCCCGGGCAGGCACGGTCGTCGTGCCCGCCTGGCGTTCCATCACTTCACCGCCGCCTCCCGAGGCGCTCGACGCACTGCGTCTGGCGCACGAGGAGGGGGCCCGGATCGTCGGACTGTGCACGGGGGCCTTCGTGCTGGCCGCCGCCGGTCTGCTGGACGGCCGGCCCGCGACGACGCACTGGATGTACGCGCCGACGCTGGCCAAGCGCTATCCGTCCGTCCACGTCGATCCGCGCGAGCTGTTCGTCGACGACGGGGACGTGCTGACGTCCGCGGGCACGGCGGCCGGAATCGACCTGTGCCTGCACATCGTGCGCACGGACCACGGCAGCGAGGCGGCCGGGGCCCTGGCCCGCAGGCTCGTCGTCCCGCCGCGCCGGACGGGCGGACAGGAGCGCTATCTCGACCGGTCGCTGCCGGAGGAGATCGGCGCCGACCCGCTGGCCGAGGTCGTCGCCTGGGCGCTGGAACACCTCCACGAGCAGTTCGACGTGGAGACCCTGGCGGCCCGCGCCTACATGAGCAGGCGCACCTTCGACCGCCGGTTCCGCTCGCTGACGGGCAGTGCGCCGCTCCAGTGGCTGATCACCCAGCGGGTGCTCCAGGCACAGCGGCTGCTGGAGACCTCCGACTACTCGGTCGACGAGGTCGCCGGACGCTGCGGGTTCCGCTCACCGGTCGCCCTGCGCGGGCACTTCCGGCGGCAGCTGGGGTCCTCCCCGGCCGCCTACCGCTCCGCCTATCGGGCACGGAGGCCGCAGGCCGACGTGGCCCAGGTGTCCCAGCTCTCGGAGAGCCCGGTCCCGCACCAGCGCACTCCGCAGCCCCAGCGGGCGGCGGCGGCCCTGGCCGCGGCGGGCCCGACGGTGACGGAGCTGTACGCCCCGGGCCGGGTGCTGCGCGAACACGCGTAA
- the orn gene encoding oligoribonuclease — protein sequence MNDRMVWIDCEMTGLSLTDDALIEVAALVTDSELNVLGEGVDIVIRPPDAALETMPDVVREMHTSSGLLDELADGTTLADAEAQVLAYVREHVKEPRKAPLCGNSVGTDRGFLLRDMAALESYMHYRIVDVSSVKELARRWYPRAYFNSPPKNGNHRALADIRESIAELRYYREAVFVPQPGPDSDTARSIAAKYVLPAEPAE from the coding sequence ATGAACGATCGCATGGTGTGGATCGACTGCGAGATGACCGGGCTCTCGTTGACGGACGACGCACTTATCGAGGTGGCCGCACTGGTCACCGACTCGGAGCTCAACGTGCTCGGCGAAGGCGTGGACATCGTGATCCGCCCGCCGGACGCGGCCCTGGAGACCATGCCCGACGTGGTGCGCGAGATGCACACCTCCTCCGGCCTGCTCGACGAGCTGGCCGACGGGACCACCCTGGCCGACGCCGAGGCACAGGTCCTGGCCTATGTGCGGGAGCACGTGAAGGAGCCCCGCAAGGCTCCGCTGTGCGGGAACTCGGTCGGCACCGACCGCGGATTCCTGCTGCGCGACATGGCCGCGCTCGAGAGCTACATGCACTACCGGATCGTGGACGTGTCCTCGGTCAAGGAGCTGGCGCGCCGCTGGTACCCGCGGGCGTACTTCAACAGCCCGCCGAAGAACGGCAACCACCGGGCGCTGGCGGACATCAGGGAATCCATCGCCGAGCTGCGCTACTACCGGGAGGCGGTCTTCGTGCCGCAGCCCGGGCCCGACTCGGACACGGCCCGGAGCATCGCCGCCAAGTACGTGCTGCCCGCCGAGCCCGCCGAATAG
- the glmS gene encoding glutamine--fructose-6-phosphate transaminase (isomerizing): MCGIVGYIGKRDVAPLLLEGLQRLEYRGYDSAGIVVNSPKASALKVVKAKGRVRELESRVPKRFAGTTGIAHTRWATHGAPSDINSHPHLDAENKVAVVHNGIVDNASELRAKLEAEGVVFVSETDTEVIVHLIARSLADSLEEKVREAVKAIEGTYGIAVMHADFADRIVVARNGSPVVLGIGEKEMFVASDVAALVAHTRQVVTLDDGEMATLKADDFRTYTTSGATTTATPETVEWEAASYDMGGHDTYMHKEISEQPDAVDRVLRGRIDDRFNTVHLGGLNLDPREARGIRRVKILGCGTSYHAGLIGAGLIEGMARIPADAEPASEFRYRNPVVDPDTLYIAVSQSGETYDVLAAVQELKRKGARVLGVVNVVGSAIAREADGGVYVHAGPEVCVVSTKCFTNTVVAFALLAVHLGRIRDLSVTDGKRIIEGLRKLPAQIQEILDGEEDIKKLAAEFAEAKSMMFIGRVRGYPVALEASLKLKEISYIHAEAYPASELKHGPLALIEPSLPTVAIVPDDDLLEKNRAALEEIKARSGRILAVAHREQEKADHTIVVPKNEDELDPILMGIPLQLLAYHTALAMGRDIDKPRNLAKSVTVE; encoded by the coding sequence ATGTGCGGAATCGTCGGTTACATCGGCAAGCGTGACGTGGCACCACTGCTGCTGGAAGGCCTGCAGCGGCTCGAATACCGCGGGTACGACTCCGCGGGCATCGTCGTGAACAGCCCGAAGGCCTCGGCCCTGAAGGTCGTCAAGGCCAAGGGCCGGGTCCGCGAGCTGGAGTCCCGCGTCCCCAAGCGCTTCGCCGGCACCACCGGCATCGCCCACACCCGCTGGGCCACGCACGGCGCCCCGAGTGACATCAACTCCCACCCCCACCTCGACGCCGAGAACAAGGTCGCCGTCGTCCACAACGGCATCGTCGACAACGCCTCCGAGCTGCGCGCCAAGCTCGAGGCCGAGGGCGTCGTCTTCGTCTCGGAGACCGACACCGAGGTCATCGTCCACCTGATCGCCCGCTCCCTGGCCGACTCCCTCGAGGAGAAGGTGCGCGAGGCGGTCAAGGCGATCGAGGGCACCTACGGCATCGCCGTCATGCACGCCGACTTCGCCGACCGCATCGTCGTCGCCCGCAACGGCTCCCCGGTCGTCCTCGGCATCGGCGAGAAGGAGATGTTCGTCGCCTCCGACGTCGCCGCCCTGGTCGCCCACACCCGCCAGGTCGTCACCCTCGACGACGGCGAGATGGCCACCCTGAAGGCCGACGACTTCCGCACCTACACCACCAGCGGTGCGACCACGACCGCCACCCCGGAGACCGTGGAGTGGGAGGCCGCCTCCTACGACATGGGCGGTCACGACACCTACATGCACAAGGAGATCTCCGAGCAGCCCGACGCGGTCGACCGCGTGCTGCGCGGCCGGATCGACGACCGCTTCAACACGGTCCACCTGGGCGGCCTGAACCTGGACCCGCGCGAGGCGCGCGGCATCCGCCGGGTCAAGATCCTGGGCTGCGGCACCTCGTACCACGCCGGCCTGATCGGCGCCGGCCTCATCGAGGGCATGGCCCGCATCCCCGCGGACGCCGAGCCGGCCTCCGAGTTCCGCTACCGCAACCCGGTCGTGGACCCCGACACCCTCTACATCGCGGTCTCCCAGTCGGGTGAGACGTACGACGTGCTCGCGGCCGTGCAGGAGCTCAAGCGCAAGGGCGCCCGCGTCCTCGGCGTGGTCAACGTGGTCGGCTCCGCCATCGCCCGCGAGGCGGACGGCGGCGTGTACGTGCACGCCGGCCCCGAGGTCTGCGTCGTCTCCACCAAGTGCTTCACCAACACGGTCGTGGCCTTCGCGCTGCTGGCCGTGCACCTGGGCCGCATCCGGGACCTCTCGGTCACCGACGGCAAGCGGATCATCGAGGGCCTGCGCAAGCTGCCCGCGCAGATCCAGGAGATCCTCGACGGCGAAGAGGACATCAAGAAGCTGGCGGCCGAGTTCGCCGAGGCCAAGTCGATGATGTTCATCGGCCGGGTGCGCGGCTACCCGGTGGCCCTGGAGGCCTCCCTCAAGCTGAAGGAGATCTCCTACATCCACGCCGAGGCCTACCCGGCCTCCGAGCTCAAGCACGGTCCCCTCGCGCTGATCGAGCCCTCGCTGCCGACCGTCGCGATCGTCCCGGACGACGACCTGCTGGAGAAGAACCGCGCCGCGCTCGAGGAGATCAAGGCCCGCAGCGGCCGGATCCTCGCGGTCGCGCACCGCGAGCAGGAGAAGGCGGACCACACCATCGTGGTCCCGAAGAACGAGGACGAGCTGGACCCGATCCTGATGGGCATCCCGCTCCAGCTGCTGGCGTACCACACGGCCCTGGCCATGGGCCGGGACATCGACAAGCCGCGCAACCTGGCGAAGTCGGTCACCGTCGAGTAG
- a CDS encoding universal stress protein, with the protein MAGHEFSEPADRKRKRVADPASAADLRAVEQARLPCDPAFRHGVVVGFDGSTSSERALAYAIGMARRSGSGLIIVHVANRLPTTVWAGCEPPVFVDVPDHRTEVLGLELACADYLAEVPWILVERGGDICHELEEVGREYSADAIVVGSTHGIVGRLFGSVAGRLAKRAQRPVVVIP; encoded by the coding sequence ATGGCCGGTCACGAATTCTCCGAACCCGCGGACCGCAAGCGCAAACGCGTCGCCGACCCCGCGTCGGCCGCCGATCTGCGCGCGGTGGAACAGGCACGCCTCCCCTGCGACCCGGCCTTCCGGCACGGCGTCGTCGTGGGATTCGACGGCTCCACCTCCAGTGAGCGCGCGCTCGCGTACGCGATCGGCATGGCCCGCCGCTCCGGATCCGGCCTGATCATCGTCCATGTCGCCAACCGGCTGCCCACCACGGTCTGGGCCGGCTGCGAGCCTCCCGTCTTCGTCGACGTGCCGGACCACCGCACCGAGGTGCTCGGGCTGGAGCTCGCCTGCGCGGACTACTTGGCCGAAGTGCCATGGATCCTGGTGGAGCGCGGCGGTGACATCTGCCATGAGCTGGAGGAGGTCGGCCGGGAGTATTCGGCCGACGCCATCGTGGTCGGCTCCACCCACGGGATCGTGGGGCGGCTCTTCGGTTCGGTGGCGGGCCGCCTCGCCAAGCGCGCACAGCGACCCGTTGTTGTCATTCCGTGA
- a CDS encoding acetate uptake transporter, whose protein sequence is MDNGVSAGSTASTSTLGHIALGLTLLAFGIGHTGIISGVSAADSASLAMYVGGAALFLLGLLEFRGGNGFNGTAFAGLGVFWFTWAKGAGASVSEEAAGTFLVLFALLALTLTVAAASGPFSQGVYALLTLSLVLLAVASFAGSDGLAKVGGWVAAVSGLLAWYGATAALAHWPMAVGRGSRRGAVAAG, encoded by the coding sequence GTGGACAACGGTGTCTCTGCGGGAAGCACGGCCTCGACTTCGACCCTCGGGCACATAGCCCTGGGTCTCACCCTTCTCGCATTCGGTATCGGCCACACCGGCATCATCTCCGGGGTGTCCGCCGCCGACTCCGCCTCGCTCGCGATGTACGTCGGCGGCGCGGCCCTCTTCCTCCTCGGGCTCCTCGAGTTCCGCGGCGGGAACGGGTTCAACGGCACCGCGTTCGCGGGCCTCGGCGTCTTCTGGTTCACCTGGGCCAAGGGAGCGGGGGCCTCGGTCTCCGAGGAGGCCGCCGGAACGTTTCTGGTCCTCTTCGCCCTGCTCGCCCTGACCCTCACGGTCGCCGCGGCGAGCGGTCCGTTCAGCCAGGGTGTCTACGCCCTGCTGACCCTGTCCCTCGTCCTGCTGGCCGTGGCCTCGTTCGCGGGGAGCGACGGGCTCGCCAAGGTGGGCGGCTGGGTCGCCGCCGTGTCCGGCCTGCTGGCCTGGTACGGAGCCACCGCGGCCCTGGCGCACTGGCCGATGGCCGTGGGCAGGGGCTCGCGCCGCGGTGCGGTCGCCGCGGGCTGA